The genomic stretch GTCTTCTGGCATCTCATCGACATGCACAGACCTTACTTTGTAAAGGCCGGCGGCTTGGGCGTTCCGCTCGGTGAGCTCCAGGCTGCGCCGGTTCACATCGACGGCCCATACCGTCGCCTCGGGCGCACGGGAGGCCATGGTCAGTGCGATCGGCCCGTAGCCGCAGCCCAGGTCGAGCAGGTCGCCCTCCTGCGGCGGCGACGGGACCGTCTCCAGCAGCACGCGGGTGCCGACGTCGACCCGCTCCGGCGAGAACACGCCGCTGTCGGTCTCCAGCCGCAGGTGCAGGTCGGGCAGGACCAGGTCGACCGAGCCCGGTCTGGAGCGGGTGTCCGGCCGCTCGGAGAAGTAGTGGGCCACGTCCCCTCACGTTACGGGATGCGTGAGCCGAACATGACCGCCGCACCCGCCACCAGCAGCCCGGCCAGGATCGCGGCCACGATGAACCACTGGGTGATCTCCTGGTTGACCAGCTTGTAGCCGAGTGAGGTGCCGATCTGCTCGTAGACCTCGCGCAGCTCGCTGCCGGACTCGGCGGCGTACGCGCGGCCGCTGGTGCCGTCGGACAACGACTGCAGGGTCTGCTTGTTGACCGGCACGTTCACCGGGCGGCCGTCGATGTTGA from Nonomuraea polychroma encodes the following:
- a CDS encoding class I SAM-dependent methyltransferase is translated as MAHYFSERPDTRSRPGSVDLVLPDLHLRLETDSGVFSPERVDVGTRVLLETVPSPPQEGDLLDLGCGYGPIALTMASRAPEATVWAVDVNRRSLELTERNAQAAGLYKVRSVHVDEMPEDVNFRAIWSNPAIRIGKQALHDMLTRWLTRLTPDGVAYLVVQKHLGSDSLQRWLGEQGWQASREASRAAYRILKVTR